GGTGGCGCGCCCGATCGGCTGGCTGGCGGTGGCCTCGACCCCGTTCGTCAAGCTGCTGTCGAGCTCCACGCGGCTGGTGCTGCGACTGCTCGGCACCAAGGTTGACCGCGGCCCCGGCGTGACCGAGGAAGAAATCCATGCGCTGCTGGTGGAAGGCTCCGAAGCCGGCGTGATCGAGCAGCATGAGCACACCATGGTGCGCAACGTGTTCCGGCTCGATGATCGCCAGCTGGCGTCGCTGATGGTGCCCCGCGGCGACGTGGTGTACCTCGATGTGGAAGCCACGCTGGACGAGAACCTGCGCCGCATCGAAGAATCCGACCACTCCCGCTTCCCCGTGGTGCGCGGCGGCATGCACGACATCATCGGCGTGGTCAGCGCGCGCCAGTTGCTGGCGCGCCGGCTGCGCGGCGAGGAAGCCGACCTGCAGGCGGCGGTGCAGCCGGCGGTGTTCGTGCCGGAAAGCGTGACCGGCATGGAACTGCTGGAAAACTTCCGCGCCTCGGGCGGGCAGATCGCCTTTGTCATCGACGAATACGGCGAAGTGCTGGGCCTGGTGACGCTGCGCGACCTGATCGAGGCCATCACCGGCGAATTCAAGGCCGAGGCCGCCGGCGAGCAATGGGCGGTCCAGCGCGAAGACGGCTCATGGCTGCTCGATGGCCTGATCCCGATCCCCGAACTGAAAGACCGCATCGGCCTGCGCCAGGTACCCGAGGAAGAAAAGGAGCGCTACCACACGCTGTCCGGCATGCTGCTGTTGCTGCTGGGGCGCCTGCCCCAGATTGCCGACACCGTGCAATGGGGCGACTGGCGCTTCGAGATCGTCGACATGGACGGCAAGCGCATCGACAAGGTGCTGGCCGAGCGCCTGCCGCCGCAGGACGGGCCCGAGGAAGACACCACCGGCTGAGTCCCGGAGGCCGGCACACCGCAGCTCGGCGGCGTCAATCGCAATTTCCCTGGGTGGATGGCGCCGCGTTGATCTAAATCAAATGCAGTTGTGGCCGAATCACTTTGGCGCAATCTGCAACGCGCCTTCCCCTGCCCTTCGCTTATGATCGGGCTTCGCGGCCCCACGCGGCCGCGGCAGGCATGGCTGCACCCAGGCGACGACTGCCCGGCGGCCGGCCGAAGAACCATTTCAGACACGGGGAGACGCGTGTGCCGCATGCCATTGTCGGGCGGCCCGCAAGATCATGCATGGATCCTGATGCCGACGACCTCGTAGCGAGCGCTGCCTGCGGCGGCTGTGGCACGATGCAACCGTCCGCGCTGGTGTGCGCGCTGGCCGCGCGCCGCGCCCAGGCGGGTCAGCCCGCGTCCATCCTGGCGATCCGCCTGGATCGCTTTGCCAGCGCCTGCGAAACCCTCGGGCCCGGCCGCTCCGGCAGGCTGCGCGGCATCGTGCAGGCGCGCATCGCCTGCCTGCTGCCGCCGGGCGCGTTCATGCACTGGATTGGCGCGGCCGACCTGGTGGTCATCACCACGCTGCCCGCAGGCATGCCGGATCCGGGCCAGCTTGCCAGCCGGGTGGCCGACGACCTGTCCCGGCCGTTCGCGCTGGACGGCTTCGAGCTGCATCTGTCCTGCAGTATCGGCGTGGCCAACGATCATGCCGACATCCCGGCCGAGCGCAGCCTGCAGCAGGCGTTCGACGCCATGCTGCGGGTCAACCGCCAGGGCGGCGCCGGCCTGGCGCGCGCCGACAAGCCGCGGTCCCCGCCCGCCGCCCCGTTGCTGGCGGCGCTGCCCGACGCACTCGAGCGCGGCGAACTGAGCCTGCAACTGCAGCCGCGCGCCGATCTTGCCGGCGCCGCCGTCAGCGGCTATACGGTGCGGCTGCGCTGGCAGCATCCCGTGCTCGGCCGCGTGGCGCCGCAGGATTTCCTGCCCGGCGTCGAAGCGCTCGGACTGGTCGGGCGCATCGGCAACTGGCTGCTGGAAAGCGTGCTGCCGCTGATGCGTGCCGCCGAGACCCTCGCCCCGCTCCAGTTCACGCTGCTGGCCTCGAGCGCGCAACTGCATCGCCCGCAAATGGTGGAGGCGCTGGCGCAGGCGCTCGATGCGGGCGGCATCGCGCCGCAGCAGCTGTGCATCGAGCTGCCGGCCAGCACGATGCCGACCGACGTTGAACTCATCGACCGCTTTGCCGCCCTGCGCCGGCGCGGCCTGCAGCTGGCGCTGGGGGATTTCGACGACAGCCTGGCCTGCCGCAAGGCTTTGGCAGCGCTGCATCCGGACGCCGTCACGCTGGATGCAAGGGGCCTCGGCCATGCGCGCGAGGCCTGCTGCCGCGCCGACAGCCTGCGCGAAGCCTGCCGCGCGGCGCGGCGCGCCGGCGCCTCGGTCTGCGCCAAAGGCATCGAAACCCGCCAGCAGCTGGACGCGGTGCGGGCCTGGGGCTGCCACAGCGTGCAGGGCTACCTGCTGGCGCAGCCGTTTCCCGCGGTCTGGCTGCTGCAGACCCATGCGGCAATCCAGCAGCGCGCGCGGGCGTTGCTGGCGCCGCCAGCCTGACCATGCGGCGCAGGGCGGGTGGTTGCACGATTTACAAATTGCGACAGACCAGCTATCAAAGCCGCGCGCAGCAGCGGTAAAATCGCGTCAATCCCAAACTCGGAGAATCTCGCGATTCTCAACCCTATCGAAAGGAGCCCGGCGTGAAGAAAGGTTGGATCTGGTGCGTTTTGTTTGCCACTCTGTTGGCCGGTTGCAACACGATGGCGGGGCTCGGCCAGGACATTCAGCGCGGCGGCCAGAAGCTGGAAAGCTCGGCAGAACGCCACAAGTAAGCCTGCCAGGGCTGCATCGACAGCAAAACGGCACGCCCGATGGCGTGCCGTTTTGCTTTGTGCCGCGCGGTCTCAGGGCTTGCTGCGCAGGGCCCTGGCCTGTTCGGCCAGCGCGCGGATGCGGCCCCAGTCGCCGCCGGCGACGGCATCCTTGGGCACCACCCACGACCCGCCCACGCACACCACATTGGGCAATGCCAGGTAGGACGGCGCCAGCGCGGCATCGATGCCGCCGGTCGGGCAGAAGCGCAGCTGCGGCAGCGGCCCGCCCAGCGACTTCAGCATCGGCACCCCGCCCGCGGCCTGCGCCGGGAAGAACTTGAGGAAAGTGAAGCCGGCTTCCAGGGCCGCCATGGCCTCGCTGGCGGTGGCGACGCCCGGCAGCAGCGAGATCCCGGCGCCTTGCGCGCCTTCGGCCAGCGCCGGCGTCAGGCCGGGCGAGACCGCAAACTGGGCGCCCGCGTCGCGCACCGCGTGCAGTTGTTCCACGTTCAGCACCGTGCCGGCGCCCACGCAGGCTTGTGGCAGCGCGGCGGCGACCGCGCGGATCGCCGCCAGCGCCACCGGGGTGCGCAGCGTGATCTCAAGCAGCGGCAGGCCACCGGTTACCAGCGCCTCGCTGACATGCAGGGCCTCGTCGACCGAGTGGAATTCCAGCACCGGGATCACCGGCACATCGGCAAGGCGTTGAAGCAGCGGGGAAGTCTGGTTTGACATGGCGATCTCGCGGTATATGGGTTCAGGAAAACATCAGGTTCGGGCAACGGCTCATGCGATCACCGATACCGACTGCGCCAGCCGCGCCAGCACGGTCTGCGCATCCGGAATCGGCGCCACCGCGCCATAGCCGGTGGTCGACAACGCCGCCGCCACATTGGCATAGCGCGCCGCCTCGAACGGATCGGCGCCCGCGGCCAGCCGCGCGACGAAGCTGCCGCCGAAGCAATCGCCGGCGCCGGTGGCATCGACCGGCTTGACCGGATAGGCTGGTACCAGGCTGCGGGACTCGGGCGTGGCGATATACGAGCCCTCCTCGCCCAGCTTCAGCGCGACCAGGCCGATGCCGCAGCCGAGCAGGTAGTCGGCGATGGCATCGCGGTCGTCCAGCCCGGTCAGCACGGTAATGTCGTCCCAGCTGGGCAGGCATACGTCGGTCATCCGGAAAGCTTCGCGCATGATGCCGCGCGCGCGCGCCAGCGACCACAGGCGCAGCCGCAGGTTGGTGTCGAGCGTGACCCTGGTGCCGGCCTTGCGCGCGTGCTCCATCGCATCCAGGCCGGCATCGCAGGCGCTGGTGCTGATGGCCAGGCTGATGCCGGAGAGGTGCAGGTAGCGCGCCGCGGCGATCGCACCCAGCGGCAGCTGGTCGTGCTGGTAGCGGCTGGCGGCGGAGCCTTCGCGCAGGTAGTCGAAGCGGTGGCCGTGGTTGTCGTGCGAGACAAAGTAGACGCCGGTGGGCGCACCGGCGTCGACGAGCACATGCCGTGTGTCGACGCGCTCCTGCGTCCACAGTGCACGCAGGCGCTCGCCGAAGGTATCGGCACCGACCGCGCAGATATAGCCGGTGCTGGCGCCCTGGCGCGCGGCCGCAATGCAGAAGTTGGAGGTATCGCCGCCAAAGCCCTGCAGGTAGCGCGACGGATCGTCCGGCTGCTGGTTGAATTCAACCAGCGGCTCGCCATAGGCGAGGATATCGATGCTCATGGGACCGCTTGCCTCAGAAGAAGGTTTGCACGATGTCGATCACGCGCATGTCGCGATCCAGCACCGGGATATGGCGCCACTTGTCGAAGGTCAGGCACGGGTGCGAGATATCGAAGGCGATCATGTCGCCGACCTGGATATCGTCGCCCGGCTTGACCTGCAGATAGGCGTGCTGGTCCATCATGCCGGTGACTTCCCAATGCGCGGGCACGTCCACCGGCGCCTCGGCACCCGGGCGGTACAGGCGCGCCGGGATCGGCATGCCGGCGTCGAAGGCGGCATCGCGCTTGCCCATGCCGATGATGACGCGGTCGGGTTCCGGAATCGACTGCACATAGGCCCACAGCTGCAGCGCCGGCAGCAAGCCTTCGCGCATTTTCTGCGCGACCGGGTTGCTCGCCAGGATGCGCTGCTGCGCGGCGCGGTAGATGCCCACATCGTGCGTCAGGTAGCAGCCGGGACGCAGCACGATGTCGATCGGCGCGCCGATGTCGGTGCGCGCGAATTCCTCGGCGACCACGTCGTACCAGGCCGAGCCCGCACCGGACATCACCACCGGGCTGCGGCCGAAGCGGCCTTGCGCGGCCAGTTGCCGCGTCACCGCGACGGTGCGCTGCAGGAACTTGCGGATCTCGGCTTCTTCCTTCAGCACGCCCTCGTAGATCTCCACGCCGGCCAGCGACAACGCCTCGGGCCAGCGCGCCAGCGCGTCGAGCACGGCCTGCTGCTGCGCGTCGTCGCGCACGCCGGTACGCCCGCCTTCGACGCCCAGCTCCAGCAGCACCTGCAGCTTCTGTCCGCGCTGCCGGAAGAACTTGCCGAGCTGGTCGACCAGCGCGGCCGAATCCACCAGCGCGAAGAATTCAAACCCGGGATCGCGCAGCAGGTCCGCGATGATTTCCATATTGCGGCGGCCGACCAGCTGGTTGGCCATCAGCACGCGCCTGACGCCATGCGCATGCGCGGCCGCGGTCTGGTGCGCAGTGGCCAGGGTGATGCCCCACGCGCCGGCTTTGAGTTGCCGGGCAAACAGCTTGGGCGCCATCGTGGTCTTGCCATGCGGCGCCAGCTGCACGCCGTATTCGTCCATGAAGCGGCGCATCCATTCCAGGTTGTGCGCGAGCCGGTCTTCATAGAGCACCGCGGCGGGCAGGCTCAATTCTTCCTGCAACAGATTCCAGCCGGTCTGGCCAGCCGCGTCCGGGGCGATGGGAGCCTCCATCCGACCCAGCGCCTTGTTGAGCGGATCGATCACGCCAGCCTGATACTTTATTTCACGCATGCCTATCATCACCCTGAAAAAATCTGATTGACGTAATGATATCCCTGAAAATAAGATATTTCATCCCTGTTATAAAGTAACATACGAGACCCGGACGAGCCGGTGCGCTGGCAGCAAGCGAGCCATGCAGCGGCCGCTAGTCACTGTTATAGCCCCTGCCCACGCTGCCTGCAGATTTCGTCACATTACGATTCCGGCCCGTTTCGCCACCACGCCCTCTCCGAACATGACCGCGCCCTTCGACATCCTGACCCGCATCGCCGAGCGCGGCCCCGCCCTGCGCCTGGCCGAGCAGAAGGTGGCGCAGGTAGTGCTGGAAGACCTGGCCGGCGCGGCGGCGGCAAGCATCAATGAGCTGGCCCGCCAGGCCGGCGTCAGCGAAGCCAGCGTGACGCGCTTCGCCAAGGCCATCGGCTGCCGCGACGTGCGCGACCTGAAGCTGCGGCTGGCCCAGGCCGCGGCGGTGGGTGCGCGCTTCCTGCAGCCCGGCAACGTTCCCGCCGCTGAAGCCGCGCCCGCCACGCTGGCCGACAGCATCCACGCCGACATCCTCAGCGCGCTCGAAGCCAATCGCGGGCTGCTGGATGCGCAGCGCATCGAGCAGGCCGCGCGCCTGTT
The sequence above is a segment of the Cupriavidus sp. MP-37 genome. Coding sequences within it:
- a CDS encoding GGDEF domain-containing protein translates to MDPDADDLVASAACGGCGTMQPSALVCALAARRAQAGQPASILAIRLDRFASACETLGPGRSGRLRGIVQARIACLLPPGAFMHWIGAADLVVITTLPAGMPDPGQLASRVADDLSRPFALDGFELHLSCSIGVANDHADIPAERSLQQAFDAMLRVNRQGGAGLARADKPRSPPAAPLLAALPDALERGELSLQLQPRADLAGAAVSGYTVRLRWQHPVLGRVAPQDFLPGVEALGLVGRIGNWLLESVLPLMRAAETLAPLQFTLLASSAQLHRPQMVEALAQALDAGGIAPQQLCIELPASTMPTDVELIDRFAALRRRGLQLALGDFDDSLACRKALAALHPDAVTLDARGLGHAREACCRADSLREACRAARRAGASVCAKGIETRQQLDAVRAWGCHSVQGYLLAQPFPAVWLLQTHAAIQQRARALLAPPA
- a CDS encoding hemolysin family protein codes for the protein MEIAILLALILLNGLFAMSEIALVTARKARLQRQIENGDRGAIAAAKLGEDPTRFLSTVQIGITSIGVLNGVVGESTLAQPLGLWLQGYGISESTAGYVATAIVVAGLTYFSIVLGELVPKRLGQMAPEAIARLVARPIGWLAVASTPFVKLLSSSTRLVLRLLGTKVDRGPGVTEEEIHALLVEGSEAGVIEQHEHTMVRNVFRLDDRQLASLMVPRGDVVYLDVEATLDENLRRIEESDHSRFPVVRGGMHDIIGVVSARQLLARRLRGEEADLQAAVQPAVFVPESVTGMELLENFRASGGQIAFVIDEYGEVLGLVTLRDLIEAITGEFKAEAAGEQWAVQREDGSWLLDGLIPIPELKDRIGLRQVPEEEKERYHTLSGMLLLLLGRLPQIADTVQWGDWRFEIVDMDGKRIDKVLAERLPPQDGPEEDTTG
- a CDS encoding amino acid deaminase codes for the protein MREIKYQAGVIDPLNKALGRMEAPIAPDAAGQTGWNLLQEELSLPAAVLYEDRLAHNLEWMRRFMDEYGVQLAPHGKTTMAPKLFARQLKAGAWGITLATAHQTAAAHAHGVRRVLMANQLVGRRNMEIIADLLRDPGFEFFALVDSAALVDQLGKFFRQRGQKLQVLLELGVEGGRTGVRDDAQQQAVLDALARWPEALSLAGVEIYEGVLKEEAEIRKFLQRTVAVTRQLAAQGRFGRSPVVMSGAGSAWYDVVAEEFARTDIGAPIDIVLRPGCYLTHDVGIYRAAQQRILASNPVAQKMREGLLPALQLWAYVQSIPEPDRVIIGMGKRDAAFDAGMPIPARLYRPGAEAPVDVPAHWEVTGMMDQHAYLQVKPGDDIQVGDMIAFDISHPCLTFDKWRHIPVLDRDMRVIDIVQTFF
- the eda gene encoding bifunctional 4-hydroxy-2-oxoglutarate aldolase/2-dehydro-3-deoxy-phosphogluconate aldolase, yielding MSNQTSPLLQRLADVPVIPVLEFHSVDEALHVSEALVTGGLPLLEITLRTPVALAAIRAVAAALPQACVGAGTVLNVEQLHAVRDAGAQFAVSPGLTPALAEGAQGAGISLLPGVATASEAMAALEAGFTFLKFFPAQAAGGVPMLKSLGGPLPQLRFCPTGGIDAALAPSYLALPNVVCVGGSWVVPKDAVAGGDWGRIRALAEQARALRSKP
- a CDS encoding entericidin A/B family lipoprotein; its protein translation is MKKGWIWCVLFATLLAGCNTMAGLGQDIQRGGQKLESSAERHK
- a CDS encoding sugar kinase translates to MSIDILAYGEPLVEFNQQPDDPSRYLQGFGGDTSNFCIAAARQGASTGYICAVGADTFGERLRALWTQERVDTRHVLVDAGAPTGVYFVSHDNHGHRFDYLREGSAASRYQHDQLPLGAIAAARYLHLSGISLAISTSACDAGLDAMEHARKAGTRVTLDTNLRLRLWSLARARGIMREAFRMTDVCLPSWDDITVLTGLDDRDAIADYLLGCGIGLVALKLGEEGSYIATPESRSLVPAYPVKPVDATGAGDCFGGSFVARLAAGADPFEAARYANVAAALSTTGYGAVAPIPDAQTVLARLAQSVSVIA